In Phycisphaerae bacterium, a genomic segment contains:
- a CDS encoding thioredoxin family protein: MAGTLVALLAGCNGGVRWQGPTYQDAQAHARRTGQLTFVYFRSWYLVECTDFEEKVLKSPDVLAATRELVCVALDFDWDRPLAQRWQLQVVPAFAIVAPNGLILARQQAPITRADVLNAIQLARQVSVPGSVNQAHTP, from the coding sequence CTGCAACGGTGGCGTGCGGTGGCAGGGGCCGACCTATCAGGATGCGCAGGCACACGCCCGCCGCACCGGCCAACTCACCTTCGTCTACTTTCGAAGCTGGTACCTGGTGGAGTGCACGGACTTCGAGGAGAAGGTCCTCAAGAGCCCGGATGTGCTCGCGGCGACGCGCGAGCTTGTGTGCGTCGCCCTGGACTTCGACTGGGACCGGCCGCTCGCTCAACGGTGGCAACTGCAGGTTGTGCCCGCGTTTGCGATCGTGGCGCCGAACGGCCTGATCCTGGCGCGGCAGCAGGCGCCCATCACGCGGGCTGACGTGCTGAACGCGATTCAACTCGCGCGCCAGGTCTCCGTGCCTGGAAGCGTCAACCAGGCCCACACGCCGTGA
- a CDS encoding PEP-CTERM sorting domain-containing protein: MRYTVGIGLVLMLAVGAMAATIPTVQISIGVRDNGTTVPIGGNGGSSGAIEWINLDGQTLVLDGTWQLFTFNFATDPITGFTGDGILNNTSGTLEHIRIKSNGYDLPMTFWIDEVADTITESIPPPPHPVTYTFGSFEEYAVGTEVMFQEPNFSGSTDAMIINDPLALSLVADDFAYAGVHSDKVYFQFVNNALTNWCRLTTFNATNLPNPAIRFDQGSVLSFWMRGVPEPSALLMLGLVAGLLRRR, encoded by the coding sequence ATGAGGTACACGGTAGGAATTGGTTTGGTGCTGATGCTGGCGGTCGGCGCGATGGCCGCGACGATCCCGACGGTGCAGATCTCGATCGGCGTCCGCGACAACGGCACGACCGTGCCGATCGGCGGGAATGGCGGGTCCTCGGGCGCGATTGAGTGGATCAACCTCGATGGCCAGACGCTGGTGCTCGACGGCACCTGGCAGCTTTTCACGTTCAACTTTGCCACGGATCCCATCACCGGGTTCACGGGCGACGGCATCCTGAACAACACGTCCGGGACGCTCGAGCACATCCGGATCAAGAGCAATGGGTACGACCTGCCCATGACGTTCTGGATTGACGAAGTCGCCGACACCATCACGGAGAGCATTCCGCCGCCGCCGCACCCCGTGACGTACACGTTCGGCTCGTTTGAGGAATACGCGGTCGGCACCGAAGTGATGTTCCAGGAGCCGAATTTCTCGGGCTCGACCGACGCCATGATCATCAACGACCCGTTGGCGCTCTCGCTGGTCGCGGACGATTTTGCTTATGCCGGCGTCCACTCGGATAAGGTCTACTTCCAATTCGTAAACAACGCTCTGACGAATTGGTGCCGGCTGACGACGTTTAACGCGACGAATCTGCCGAATCCGGCGATTCGGTTTGACCAGGGCAGCGTCCTGTCGTTCTGGATGCGCGGCGTGCCCGAGCCGTCGGCGCTGCTCATGCTTGGTCTGGTGGCCGGGCTGCTCCGCCGCCGCTAG
- a CDS encoding prepilin-type N-terminal cleavage/methylation domain-containing protein: MNTKWISAVPSRRSGARTGVSAFTLIELLVVVAIIALLISILLPSLTAAREQSRAIKCMANLRSMGQGIMSYALDHLGTLPGPLHPPVYRLTGGDDQFNPMDPNTQRPWFLLARLSSMFTTDDEMLQYVDRVATCPTAVGRFPDRNFLPNIGGNPSWSHPYNYVINSWSNSDPKWFYGWTNIGVTWTGWCNGYAADPNSPSYQPPKKIEKIKRVGEEWAVGDAWWSFRRVMIRPGVFEDTMLGPWQLAAANPLNPVGMSHNPLPRMPYHKRDRETNLLYFDGHCGSFIGVDRWAEKFPANRPPITP, encoded by the coding sequence ATGAACACGAAATGGATTTCCGCTGTCCCGTCACGCCGCTCGGGCGCGCGAACGGGAGTCAGCGCGTTCACGCTGATTGAACTGCTGGTGGTCGTCGCCATCATCGCATTGTTGATATCGATCCTGCTGCCCAGCCTGACGGCGGCCAGGGAGCAGTCCCGTGCGATAAAGTGCATGGCCAACCTCCGGTCGATGGGCCAGGGCATCATGTCGTACGCGCTGGACCACCTCGGCACCCTCCCGGGCCCGCTGCACCCGCCGGTCTATCGGTTGACGGGTGGGGACGATCAGTTCAACCCCATGGATCCGAACACGCAGCGGCCGTGGTTCCTGCTGGCACGCCTCTCCTCCATGTTCACCACCGACGACGAAATGCTGCAATATGTGGACCGCGTCGCCACCTGCCCCACCGCCGTGGGTCGTTTCCCCGACAGGAATTTCCTGCCCAACATCGGCGGCAACCCCAGCTGGTCGCACCCGTACAACTACGTGATCAATTCGTGGTCGAACTCCGACCCCAAGTGGTTCTACGGCTGGACGAATATCGGCGTCACTTGGACCGGGTGGTGCAACGGCTATGCCGCCGATCCCAACAGCCCGAGCTACCAGCCGCCGAAGAAGATCGAAAAGATCAAGCGCGTGGGGGAGGAGTGGGCCGTGGGCGACGCGTGGTGGAGCTTCCGCCGCGTCATGATCCGCCCCGGCGTCTTCGAGGATACGATGCTGGGTCCGTGGCAGCTCGCGGCGGCGAACCCGCTGAACCCGGTGGGCATGTCGCATAACCCGCTGCCGCGAATGCCGTATCACAAGCGTGACCGCGAGACGAACCTCCTGTATTTCGACGGTCATTGTGGCAGTTTTATAGGTGTCGACCGCTGGGCGGAGAAGTTCCCGGCCAATCGACCACCGATAACGCCCTAG
- a CDS encoding glycosyltransferase family 2 protein gives MMLSVVIPVYNERETLFELLRRVLGAPVEIAREIILVDDASKDGTQELYPLLDTQFPNANIRLFKQPVNQGKGAAIRRGFTEARGDIIVVQDADLEYDPKDYPKLLRPILDGRADVVYGSRFIGGDEHRVLYFWHYLGNKFLTTLSNMCTNLNLTDMETCYKTFRTEVLRNMRLRSNRFGIEPELTAKVARGGWRVYEVGISYSGRSYEEGKKITWRDGLKAIYSIIRYAIAD, from the coding sequence ATGATGCTGTCCGTGGTTATACCCGTGTACAACGAGCGCGAGACGCTCTTTGAACTGCTGCGCCGCGTGCTGGGCGCCCCGGTCGAGATCGCCCGCGAGATCATTCTGGTGGACGACGCATCGAAGGACGGCACGCAGGAGCTCTATCCGCTGCTCGACACGCAGTTCCCAAACGCCAACATCCGCCTCTTCAAGCAGCCCGTAAACCAGGGCAAGGGCGCCGCGATCCGGCGGGGGTTCACCGAGGCCCGCGGCGACATCATCGTCGTGCAGGACGCCGATCTCGAGTACGACCCGAAGGACTATCCGAAGCTCCTGCGGCCGATCCTCGACGGCCGGGCGGACGTGGTGTACGGCTCGCGTTTCATCGGCGGCGATGAGCACCGGGTGCTCTATTTCTGGCACTACCTCGGCAACAAGTTCCTGACCACGCTGTCGAACATGTGCACGAACCTGAACCTGACGGACATGGAAACGTGCTACAAGACGTTTCGTACCGAGGTCCTGCGCAACATGCGCCTGCGCTCGAACCGCTTCGGAATCGAGCCGGAACTCACCGCCAAGGTCGCCCGCGGCGGTTGGCGGGTGTACGAGGTTGGGATCAGCTACTCCGGCCGCTCGTACGAGGAAGGCAAGAAGATCACCTGGCGCGACGGTTTGAAGGCCATCTACTCGATCATCCGCTACGCCATCGCAGACTGA
- a CDS encoding aquaporin: MRKYLAEFIGTFILVLFGCGTAVVAGKDVGVLGIACAFGFALIAAAYGIGPISGCHINPAVSLGVFVSGRMKARDLVGYIIGQCLGGIVAAAVLLAIAKGSAGYAAGKLGQNGWGPGYLGEYSQAAAMSFEFVATLIFIIVILGATGKGAPGQLAGLAIGITLVVIHIFGINITGVSVNPARSLGPALMVRGAALSQLWLFLVVPSIAGIVGGALFRAKILED, from the coding sequence GTGCGCAAGTACCTCGCGGAGTTCATCGGTACATTCATCCTGGTCCTGTTCGGCTGTGGCACGGCCGTGGTCGCGGGCAAGGACGTTGGCGTGCTCGGCATCGCCTGCGCCTTCGGTTTCGCGCTCATCGCCGCCGCGTACGGCATCGGCCCGATTTCGGGCTGCCACATCAACCCCGCGGTCAGTCTTGGCGTGTTCGTGTCCGGCCGCATGAAAGCCAGGGACTTGGTGGGCTACATCATCGGCCAGTGCCTGGGCGGCATCGTCGCGGCCGCAGTGCTCCTGGCGATCGCGAAAGGCTCGGCCGGGTACGCAGCCGGCAAACTGGGACAAAACGGCTGGGGACCAGGCTATCTGGGCGAATATTCCCAGGCCGCCGCGATGAGCTTCGAATTCGTCGCCACGCTGATCTTCATCATCGTGATTCTCGGCGCGACCGGCAAAGGCGCTCCCGGGCAGCTCGCCGGCCTGGCCATCGGCATCACACTGGTCGTGATCCACATTTTCGGGATCAACATCACCGGCGTGTCGGTAAACCCGGCCCGCAGTCTGGGGCCCGCGCTGATGGTGCGTGGCGCGGCGCTCTCGCAGCTATGGCTGTTCCTCGTGGTACCCAGTATCGCGGGCATCGTGGGCGGCGCGCTGTTCCGCGCCAAGATCCTGGAGGATTAG